A stretch of the Oncorhynchus kisutch isolate 150728-3 unplaced genomic scaffold, Okis_V2 scaffold2644, whole genome shotgun sequence genome encodes the following:
- the LOC116370585 gene encoding tripartite motif-containing protein 16-like has product MRCRETTEPTVSLSVSLSLSLSLCLSLSLSVSLCLSLSLQLSAQSAVEDSDQIFTELIRSIERRSSEVKELIRAQEKAHVSQAEGLLEQLKQEIAELRKRSTELEQLSHTEDHIHFLQRYQSLSSISVSSDLPSIVVRPLQYFGDVSKTVSELRERLEDFLKGEWTKISTTVNIVDVVLPPEPKTREQLLQYSCQLTLDPNTAHTHLSLSEGNRKVTRTGQVQPYPDHPDRFTNWYQVLCREGLSGRCYWEVEWTGVVHTAVSYKDISRTGRDGGFGYNNKSWSLQYYSGGYWFRHNNVETKVSGPQSSRVGVYLDHKAGTLSFYSVSDTMTLLHRVQTTFTQPLYPGISLYLGGTAELVKL; this is encoded by the exons ATGAGGTGTAGAGAGACTACTgaacctactgtctctctctctgtctctctctctctgtctctctctctctgtctctctctgtctctctctgtctctctctgtctctctctctctctccagctctctgcaCAGTCAGCAGTGGAGGACAGTGATCAGATCTTTACTGAGCTGATCCGCTCCATTGAGAGAAGGAGTTCTGAGGTGAAGGAGCTGATCAGAGCCCAAGAGAAGGCTCATGTGAGTCAAGCTGAAGGACTCCTGGAGCAACTGAAGCAGGAGATAGCTGAGCTGAGGAAGAGAAGCACTGAGCTGGagcagctctcacacacagaggatcACATCCATTTCCTCCAG aggtatcagtctctctccaGTATCAGTGTATCTTCAGACTTACCCAGCATCGTTGTCCGTCCTCTTCAGTACTTTGGAGATGTGAGTAAGACTGTgtctgaactgagagagagactagaaGACTTCCTTAAAGGAGAATGGACCAAGATCTCCACTACAG tgaATATAGTGGATGTTGTACTGCCTCCAGAGCCCAAGACCAGAGAACAGTTGTTACAAT attcctgtcagctcacactggacccaaacacagcacacacacacctctctctgtctgaaggGAACAGAAAGGTGACACGTACAGGCCAAGTCCAACCATATCCTGACCATCCAGACAGATTCACCAACTGGTACCAGGttctgtgtagagagggtctgtctggacgctgttactgggaggtggAGTGGACTGGTGTTGTTCATACAGCAGTCTCATATAAAGACATCAGCAGAACAGGGAGAGATGGTGGATTTGGATACAATAACAAGTCCTGGAGTTTACAGTACTATAGTGGTGGTTATTGGTTCAGACACAATAATGTTGAGACTAAAGTATCAGGCCCTCAGTCCTCCAGAGTAGGAGTGTACCTGGATCACAAGGCAGGTACTCTGTCCTTCTACAGTGTCTCTGACACAATGACCCTCCTCCACAGAGTCCAGACCACATTCACTCAGCCCCTCTATCCTGGGATTAGTCTCTATCTAGGAGGTactgctgagctggttaaactgtag